TGTCGAACGATGAGACAAGATATACGTTAAACGGTGTATTTTTAGAACAGGCCGGAACTGGAGCCAAGGCTAGTCTTAGAATGGTCGCTACTGACGGTCACAGGCTTTCTTATGCAGAAAGGCCGGTCAAGAGCGGTAAGCTTGCTAAGGGTGTGATAATTCCTAAAAAAGGCATTTGGGAACTGAAGAAAATATTGGAAGATGTGGATGGTGATTTTACACTGCAGATCGGTGAAAAGACGATCTCCGTTGTTACAAAGAACGTAACGTTTGTGTGCAGATTAATCGACGGGCAATTTCCTCCATATAATCAAGTAATTCCAAAAGAATCCGGAAGGGTGGTCTCGGTTGATAGAAAAACGCTCATTCAAGCCCTCAGAAGGGCCGCACTTCTTGCAAATGAGAAGTCAAAAGGGGTAAAATTTAACATTTCTCCGGGGAATTTGGACATTTCTTCATCAAATCCCGACCTTGGGGAGGCAAAAGAGGAGATTTCCTGCGTATATAAAGGAGAGACGTTCGATGTAGGATTTAACGCCAGCTACTTCATTGATATTCTTAATGTTTTAGAAGATGAAAAATCTATTTTAGAACTCAAGAACGACACATCCCCATGTGTTA
This genomic window from Deltaproteobacteria bacterium CG11_big_fil_rev_8_21_14_0_20_49_13 contains:
- a CDS encoding DNA polymerase III subunit beta — protein: MEIKIQRESLINGLYMTQSVIEHRTMMPILSNALIEAKGKGVSFTATDLQVGIIAREPADVSDAGKVLIPVKNLYDIAKELQNDMITIKTSPNNWIDVTCGKSRFKIMGASADEFPSLPSSEGVEFNIDAKDFCEMIEKVSYAMSNDETRYTLNGVFLEQAGTGAKASLRMVATDGHRLSYAERPVKSGKLAKGVIIPKKGIWELKKILEDVDGDFTLQIGEKTISVVTKNVTFVCRLIDGQFPPYNQVIPKESGRVVSVDRKTLIQALRRAALLANEKSKGVKFNISPGNLDISSSNPDLGEAKEEISCVYKGETFDVGFNASYFIDILNVLEDEKSILELKNDTSPCVIRSEFDKGFLSVVMPMRL